In Halococcus salifodinae DSM 8989, the following are encoded in one genomic region:
- the aceB gene encoding malate synthase AceB, with translation MTARTHDERLHDREFVRTFFTTPTAVEGEEDSAKMLRSASGLQGMEAPDVWVPDNEDATAPSMRDEGAQNIVEVVAANGEEFPSEIHPRIVWHRDSPETRYQGFQHILDIADPEKGAIEHLDGFVIPEVGGIDDWKKADEFFTIVENEHGLDEGSLAMSVIIESGAAELAMGDLREEMGKPTNNLERLFMLVDGEVDYTKDMRAITPTGDLPAWPELRHNTSRGASAAGLIAVDGPYDDIRDVEGYRERMTDNQAKGMLGIWSLTPGQVVEANQAPLPPESGRWLLDDGTQQVDLDDQGDEQVYGGDRVSLEETGDGYVLSVGGDEQELDEDELREELLDMTAYVPSMDDIVDSMEEFEAARDAGTGAIAMERAATIVIDDVAIDIATDRMWDEATYQAAMTPVSLFQDVYENRPDQHDDLADRYGESVVERATDVGN, from the coding sequence ATGACCGCCCGAACCCACGACGAGCGGCTCCACGACCGGGAGTTCGTCCGCACCTTCTTCACCACGCCGACGGCGGTCGAGGGCGAGGAGGATTCGGCGAAGATGCTGCGGAGCGCAAGCGGACTCCAGGGAATGGAGGCTCCCGACGTGTGGGTGCCGGACAACGAGGACGCCACCGCCCCCTCGATGCGCGACGAGGGTGCACAAAACATCGTCGAGGTCGTCGCCGCAAACGGCGAGGAGTTCCCGAGTGAGATCCACCCGCGGATCGTCTGGCATCGCGACAGCCCCGAAACCCGGTATCAGGGGTTCCAGCACATTCTCGACATCGCCGACCCAGAGAAAGGCGCGATCGAGCATCTCGACGGGTTCGTGATCCCGGAAGTCGGCGGGATCGACGACTGGAAGAAGGCCGACGAGTTCTTCACCATCGTCGAGAACGAGCACGGTCTCGACGAAGGCAGTCTGGCGATGTCGGTGATCATCGAGAGCGGTGCGGCCGAACTCGCGATGGGCGACCTCCGCGAGGAGATGGGCAAGCCCACGAACAACCTCGAACGGCTGTTCATGCTGGTTGATGGTGAGGTCGACTACACCAAGGACATGCGCGCGATCACACCCACTGGCGATCTCCCGGCGTGGCCCGAACTCCGCCACAACACCTCCCGGGGCGCGAGCGCCGCCGGTCTCATTGCGGTCGATGGCCCCTACGACGACATCCGCGACGTCGAGGGCTACCGCGAGCGCATGACCGACAACCAGGCAAAGGGGATGCTGGGTATCTGGTCGCTCACCCCCGGCCAGGTCGTCGAAGCGAACCAAGCGCCGCTGCCGCCCGAGAGCGGGCGGTGGCTCCTCGACGACGGCACCCAGCAGGTCGATCTCGACGACCAAGGTGACGAGCAGGTCTACGGCGGTGACCGCGTGTCGCTCGAAGAGACGGGCGACGGGTACGTTCTCAGTGTCGGTGGCGACGAGCAGGAACTCGACGAGGACGAACTCCGCGAGGAACTACTCGACATGACCGCATACGTCCCGAGCATGGACGACATCGTCGACTCGATGGAGGAGTTCGAAGCCGCGCGCGACGCCGGCACCGGCGCGATCGCGATGGAACGCGCCGCAACCATCGTGATCGACGATGTCGCGATCGACATCGCTACCGACCGGATGTGGGACGAGGCCACTTATCAGGCCGCGATGACCCCCGTCAGCCTCTTCCAGGACGTCTACGAGAACCGCCCCGACCAGCACGACGACCTCGCCGACCGCTACGGCGAAAGTGTGGTCGAGCGCGCCACCGACGTCGGCAACTGA
- the aceA gene encoding isocitrate lyase codes for MPTPEELIGDTDVFTKDIDNPAAEELREMLSSQKYVFAPGMYHALDARLAEMAGHDAAYMSGYSTVLGQFGFPDLEMVTMTEMVENAKRMVEATHLPVIADCDTGYGGIHNVRRAVREYEKVGVAAVHIEDQVTPKRCGHIAGKQIVSREDAQARFEAAVDAKQCEDTVIIARTDAYGSANGDWEEHLERGRLYADAGVDIVWPEMPDPSREDAVEYAETIHETHPDLDLAFNYSSSFAWSEQDDPLTFEELGDLGYTYQFITLFALHSGAQAAFEDMKNLAENAEEGQFDLEDKYLGHETESHHELSFVDKFQDTEMEFDPEARSRIEGSEGFSEDERDPLTADAESDD; via the coding sequence ATGCCAACCCCTGAAGAACTCATCGGAGACACGGACGTCTTCACGAAGGACATCGACAACCCCGCAGCCGAAGAGCTGCGCGAGATGCTCAGTAGTCAGAAGTACGTGTTCGCGCCCGGCATGTACCACGCCCTCGACGCGCGGCTCGCGGAGATGGCGGGTCACGACGCCGCGTACATGAGCGGCTACTCCACAGTGTTGGGCCAGTTCGGGTTCCCTGACCTCGAGATGGTCACGATGACCGAGATGGTCGAGAACGCGAAACGCATGGTCGAGGCGACACACCTCCCCGTGATCGCCGACTGCGACACCGGGTACGGGGGAATTCACAACGTCCGACGCGCGGTGCGCGAGTACGAGAAGGTCGGCGTCGCCGCGGTCCACATCGAGGATCAGGTGACACCGAAGCGGTGTGGCCATATCGCGGGCAAGCAGATCGTTTCGCGAGAGGACGCCCAGGCCCGCTTCGAGGCCGCCGTCGACGCGAAGCAGTGTGAGGACACGGTGATCATCGCACGGACCGACGCCTACGGCTCCGCGAACGGTGACTGGGAGGAGCACTTGGAGCGAGGGCGGCTCTACGCCGATGCCGGCGTCGACATCGTCTGGCCCGAGATGCCCGATCCCAGCCGGGAGGACGCCGTGGAGTACGCCGAAACCATCCACGAAACCCACCCCGATCTCGATCTCGCGTTCAACTACTCGTCGAGCTTCGCGTGGTCCGAACAGGACGACCCGCTCACCTTCGAGGAGCTGGGCGATCTCGGGTACACCTACCAGTTCATCACGCTGTTCGCGCTCCACTCGGGCGCGCAGGCAGCCTTCGAGGACATGAAGAACCTCGCGGAGAACGCCGAAGAAGGCCAGTTCGACCTCGAAGACAAGTATCTCGGCCACGAGACCGAGTCCCACCACGAGCTGTCGTTCGTCGATAAGTTCCAGGACACCGAGATGGAGTTCGATCCGGAGGCGCGCTCGCGCATCGAGGGATCGGAGGGGTTCTCGGAGGACGAACGCGACCCCCTGACCGCTGACGCCGAGAGCGACGACTAA